The bacterium genome contains the following window.
CGATTTCTGTTTCAAACTGGCCAGGGCAGGGTATTACAATGTCTATAATCCTCATTGTGTCCTTTACCACTATGAATCGGTATCGAGAAAAGGCAAGTTTCAGGCTGCCGTCCAGAAGGAACGTATCTATATGCAGCAAAACTGGAAAGAATTCATGGTCAATGACCGGTTTTATAATCCGAATTTCGCCCCTAACCGACGTGATTACTGTATCAGGATAGATTAAGCCTGATAATTACCCGAGGACTGCACGATGCTCATGCTTCATATCGGTTGCGGAAATGTATACTTCGATAATTGGATAAATATCGACCTTGAGGCAGAGAAAGTGGATTTGCTGCATGATCTCAGGAATCCATTGCCCTTCGAGGATAACTCTGTCGATTTTATCTACAATGAGCATTTTATTGAGCACTTGACTGTAGATGAAGGCTTGAGAGTGATGGCCGATTTCTATAGAGTCTTAAAGAAGAATGGCGTACTCAGGATAGCTACCCCCGATCTTGATTACCTGATCTTCCGGTATCTTTTCTTCTGGAAGCATCAGGAATGGATAAGGAAATACGGATACCGATGGCTGAAAACAAAAGCTGAAATGCTTAACTTATGCTTTAGAGAGTGGGGACATCAATATTTATACAACCGCCAAGAGCTTAAGCGCCGCCTTCAAGAGGCGGGTTTTCAAAAAATTTATCCACAAAAGCTGCACAGGAGTAAGTACCAGGAATTGAGGAATAAAGAGACAAGGAAGGATTCAAAGTTAATTTTCGAGGCTGTCAAGTAGCAGACTTGATGAGGGACCATCCATGGGAAAGTGCTCGATATGATTGGAAAATGCCGAGGGGTAGAAACAGCTTATGAATAAATACCATATTCCCGGAGTTAAAACTTTTGAGTATACGAAAATCATCGGGCTGGAAAATATCGAGTTTGGCCGGAATGTCATAATTGATGATTTTGTCCTGATCTATGCTAAAAGTAAAATAAAGATAGGGAGCTATGTTCATATAGCCTGCTTTACCTCGATAACCGGAGGTGAAAAATTTGAGATGGGTGATTTTTCCGGAATATCCCAGGGATGCAGAATCCTGACCGGCACGGAAGATTTTAAATCCTGGGGGTTCGGAAATCCAACCATCGATGAAAAGTACCGGAACACCGAACGAGCACCCGTTTATATGGGCAGGTTTTGCCTTGTTGGCGCTAATAGTGTTATCCTGCCCGGAGTCACGATCGGAGAAGGAGCGGTTGTCGGAGCCGGTTCTGTAGTATCCAAAGATTTGCAGCCCTGGGGGATATACCTTGGAAACAGGAAAACAGGAGAGCGTGACAGAGAGAATGTCCTGAAAACCCATGACCGGTTTTTCCATGACCATGCCGGGAAAAGCAATGGTTAAAAAGCCTGAACCATTTGCACAGCCGATTTACGTGACCCGGCCACTGTTACCTGATTTAGAGGAACTGACTGAAAAGCTGAAAGAAGTGTGGGAATCGAAGTGGCTTACCAATAACGGCCCTCAGCATCAACAGCTTGAGAAAAAGCTGCAAGAGCTGCTGAAAGTCCCCTTTCTTTCGTTGTTTAATAATGGAACCATTGCTCTCATCACAGCCTGTCAGAGCCTGCGCCTTTCCGGTGACGTTATCACCACTCCCTTTACCTTTCCCGCTACCCCTCACGTCTTGAGCTGGAATAATATCAAGCCGGTCTTTTGCGATCTCGATCCGGTCACGATGAATATCGATGCCGATAAGATTGAGTCGATGATTACCCCGCAGACAACGGGCATCCTGGCGGTCCACGTTTTTGGCACCCCCTGCGATGTAAGGAAAATTCAGGAGATAGCAGACCGCTATGGCCTGAAGGTTATCTATGATGCAGCCCATGCTTTCGGTGTCGAAATCGGAGGCACAGGGATCAGTAATTTTGGGGACATCTCGATGATGAGTTTCCATGCCACCAAGCTGTTTCATACGGCAGAGGGGGGGGCTCTGACCTTTCAGGACAAGAACCTCAAGGCCAGGATCGATCTTTTGAAAAACTTTGGCATCAAGAATGAAGAAGAAGTTGTCATGCCGGGAATCAATGGCAAAATGAATGAGCTGCAGGCTATACTCGGGCTGATAAATTTACGCTACATAGATAAAGAACGAGCAAAAAGAAAACTTCTCACCGACACATACCGGGAATGTTTACAGGATGTCGAAGGAGTCAGCTTTCTCAAGGACAGTCCCGGAGTAAAAAACAGCTACCAGTATTTTGTTATCCGCATCCGGGAAAAGGCCTTTGGGCGAAGCAGAGATACGGTATACGATGAATTCAAGCGCTATAATGTTTTTACCCGGAAATATTTTTATCCGCTCTGCAGTGACTATACCTGCTACCGGCATCTGCCATCTTCCTCGCCGATGAATCTGCCCGTTGCCCGTGAAGTTGTTCAGGAGGTTTTATCACTGCCGCTCTATGGTGAGCTTACGCTCAGTGATGTGGAAAAAATCTGTGACATTTTAAAGAGTTTCAGGGGAAACTCTCGATAAAGGGCAAAGCCTTGCCGAAGGACCGAGAACCATGCCACGGGTGAGTGTTGTCATGGCCTCATATAACCACGAGAAATACATCGCCGAAGCCCTGCAAAGCGTGCTTGACCAGACGTATCAGGATTTTGAAATCATTATTACCGACGACGGATCTACTGACGAGACTGCTGATCAAATAAGAAAATTCAAGGATCCGCGGATCGATCTATCCTGTTTTGAAAAAAATCAGGGTGCCTGTGTTGCTACCCGGATTAGCCTTGAGAAAGCCAGGGGAGAGTATATTGCTATCCTGAATTCCGATGATGCCTATTTACCTGACAGGCTTGAAAAACAGGTCCGCTTTCTGGATAATCATCCTGATATCGGTGCAGTCTTCAGCCAGGCACAGATTATTGATGAGCAGGGTAACGATTTTACCGATGTCAATCATTTCTACTACACTATCTTCCAGCAGGACAACAAGTCCCGTTTTGCATGGCTCAACCACTTTTTCTATAACCGCAACTGCCTCTGCCACCCCAGTATCCTGATCCGGAGGAAATGTTACGAAACAATAGGATACTATGATGAACGCTATGCTCAACTGCCTGATTTTGACTTCTGGATACGCCTGTGCCTGAAATATGAAATTCATGTACTCCCGGAAAAGCTCATCAAATTCAGGATCAGGACAGGAGAGGCCAATGCAAGCGGGAACAGGCCCGAAGTCAGAATACGGGATAACTGGGAATTCAGCCAGATCCTTAAAAACTATCTGACGATCAGGACATCCGAGGATTTATTGAAGATATTTCCGGAAGCGGGTATATACCCGGAAATTGAGGATGATCTGATTCCTTTTTACCTTGCCATGCTCGCCCTTAAGGTCCATCACCCCGTTTACCAGTCCTTTGCGGTTAACACGCTCCATGAGCTGATCGGCAACCGGGAAACCGCTGCAAAACTTGCAGGCAAGTACAACTTCAGGTACATCGACTTTATCAGATTGACGGGAAAGTACGATGTATTTAACCTGGAAGGGTGGAATGGAATAACAAAGGAAGAGGAAAAGGGGCAGGAAAAGAACAGGGGAAAGAGGGGAATAGTGCAGATTATTTCCAATGCTCTCAATTTTCAACGGAAGAACGCAAAGTAAAAAGATATTATATTGAATGGCACTTACATAAGCCAAGCTTATAATATAGAGAGGACACAAAGCACACAGGGAAAAAAGATCTCCCGCAGAAGACGCAGAGAACAACCAATCCGGCAAGGTCCTGATGAAAGTCGGGATATATCGATGTGTCAACGGCCTGGAAGCAAGCAAAAAGTAAAAAGGCACAAGGAGGAACTTGTTTTACTTTTACTTTTCAATGATATCCTCTGCGTCTCAGCGTCTCTGCGGGAGAATTACTAATTCTTATGTAAGTGCCATTCTATCTAAAGGAGAAACTCTGTTCCTGCAAGGGATATTCCTCACCGGAGAGGACCCCGCTGGACCGGTAAACCTGGCCATGACCTGGAAAGAGGGGGAGGATGATCCCTGGTATATTGTCACTGACCAGGCGGCTAATCAGGGCACACTGACTGATTATTAAGGTAAGGATGTGGGGATAGAAGAGATACACGGTGATATAAAGGGGCTTGGACTGCATATTGATCAGAATCATCTGCGTGAGTCTTCTCGAATCTCTCGCCTCTTTTTAGCTTTGAGCATTCTCATCGCCGTGATATCAGTATATTCCATATCGGCTAGCGCTGGCTCCGCCGGCAACTTGCCCAGGCACTCCCTCTCCACAGAGGAATCGTTGACAAGGCACGAGTACCCTGGTAACTTTATCTGTGAGGGAGAAGAGTCATTAACCCACCACACAACCTGGAGCCGCAAGGCTCACAGAGCCTGTGGCTGCATCACCTTTTGTGCACTTCAAGCGGGCGCTGCATGCGCTGTGCGCCACTTTTCTCTAACTATCAAG
Protein-coding sequences here:
- a CDS encoding methyltransferase domain-containing protein; this encodes MLMLHIGCGNVYFDNWINIDLEAEKVDLLHDLRNPLPFEDNSVDFIYNEHFIEHLTVDEGLRVMADFYRVLKKNGVLRIATPDLDYLIFRYLFFWKHQEWIRKYGYRWLKTKAEMLNLCFREWGHQYLYNRQELKRRLQEAGFQKIYPQKLHRSKYQELRNKETRKDSKLIFEAVK
- a CDS encoding acyltransferase — protein: MNKYHIPGVKTFEYTKIIGLENIEFGRNVIIDDFVLIYAKSKIKIGSYVHIACFTSITGGEKFEMGDFSGISQGCRILTGTEDFKSWGFGNPTIDEKYRNTERAPVYMGRFCLVGANSVILPGVTIGEGAVVGAGSVVSKDLQPWGIYLGNRKTGERDRENVLKTHDRFFHDHAGKSNG
- a CDS encoding glycosyltransferase, whose product is MPRVSVVMASYNHEKYIAEALQSVLDQTYQDFEIIITDDGSTDETADQIRKFKDPRIDLSCFEKNQGACVATRISLEKARGEYIAILNSDDAYLPDRLEKQVRFLDNHPDIGAVFSQAQIIDEQGNDFTDVNHFYYTIFQQDNKSRFAWLNHFFYNRNCLCHPSILIRRKCYETIGYYDERYAQLPDFDFWIRLCLKYEIHVLPEKLIKFRIRTGEANASGNRPEVRIRDNWEFSQILKNYLTIRTSEDLLKIFPEAGIYPEIEDDLIPFYLAMLALKVHHPVYQSFAVNTLHELIGNRETAAKLAGKYNFRYIDFIRLTGKYDVFNLEGWNGITKEEEKGQEKNRGKRGIVQIISNALNFQRKNAK
- a CDS encoding DegT/DnrJ/EryC1/StrS family aminotransferase, translating into MPGKAMVKKPEPFAQPIYVTRPLLPDLEELTEKLKEVWESKWLTNNGPQHQQLEKKLQELLKVPFLSLFNNGTIALITACQSLRLSGDVITTPFTFPATPHVLSWNNIKPVFCDLDPVTMNIDADKIESMITPQTTGILAVHVFGTPCDVRKIQEIADRYGLKVIYDAAHAFGVEIGGTGISNFGDISMMSFHATKLFHTAEGGALTFQDKNLKARIDLLKNFGIKNEEEVVMPGINGKMNELQAILGLINLRYIDKERAKRKLLTDTYRECLQDVEGVSFLKDSPGVKNSYQYFVIRIREKAFGRSRDTVYDEFKRYNVFTRKYFYPLCSDYTCYRHLPSSSPMNLPVAREVVQEVLSLPLYGELTLSDVEKICDILKSFRGNSR